The following are encoded together in the Prionailurus viverrinus isolate Anna chromosome B3, UM_Priviv_1.0, whole genome shotgun sequence genome:
- the LOC125168839 gene encoding olfactory receptor 4K3-like → MEEANQSVVSEFIFRGLCNSRELQNFLLLPFSMLYLMTVVGNLLVVFLFITDPHLHSPMYFLLANLSFVDFCLSSVTTPKLTIDFLKDNKTISFGGCMSQILCVHFFAGGEMVLLVTMAYDRYVAICKPLYYSSIMDRQKCIWLVLISWVIGFVHAMSQLAMILDLPFCGPRTVDSFFCDIPLVIKLTCIDTHTLGILINADSGVLATTCFIILLISYTYILVTVCLHSKNGASKALSTCTAHITVVLLFFGPCIFIYLWPLSITWVDKFLAVFYTVITPLLNPAIYTLRNKDIRNAIKRLISQHMDSKDNF, encoded by the coding sequence ATGGAGGAAGCTAACCAGTCTGTGGTGTCTGAGTTTATTTTTCGTGGACTTTGTAATTCAAGAGAGCTCCAGAACTTCCTCTTACTGCCATTTTCCATGCTTTACCTGATGACGGTTGTGGGCAACCTCCTTGTCGTGTTCTTATTCATCACTGACCCTCATCTCCACTCCCCGATGTACTTCCTCTTAGCCAATCTCTCATTTGTGGACTTCTGCCTTTCCTCAGTAACTACCCCTAAACTGACCATAGACTTCCTAAAGGATAATAAGACCATCTCCTTCGGTGGCTGCATGAGCCAGATCCTCTGTGTGCATTTTTTTGCAGGGGGTGAGATGGTGCTACTCGTGACAATGGCCTATGACCGttatgtggccatctgcaagccactCTATTATTCCAGCATCATGGACAGACAAAAGTGCATCTGGCTGGTTTTGATATCATGGGTCATTGGCTTTGTGCATGCCATGAGCCAACTAGCTATGATTTTAGATCTGCCCTTCTGTGGACCCAGAACAGTGGACAGTTTTTTCTGTGATATCCCTTTGGTGATCAAATTGACCTGTATAGACACACATACTCTAGGAATATTGATAAATGCTGACAGTGGGGTCTTGGCAACAACTTGCTTCATCATCCTACTCATCTCCTACACCTATATCCTAGTAACAGTGTGCCTTCACTCTAAGAATGGAGCATCAAAGGCACTGTCTACCTGTACCGCCCACATCACAGTGGTGCTGCTGTTCTTTGGACCCTGCATCTTCATCTATCTGTGGCCACTTAGCATCACTTGGGTGGACAAGTTTCTTGCTGTGTTTTACACAGTAATCACACCTCTCCTGAATCCAGCCATTTACACActgagaaataaagacattagGAATGCCATAAAGAGACTGATAAGTCAGCATATGGATTCAAAGGATAATTTCTAG
- the LOC125168838 gene encoding olfactory receptor 4K3-like: protein MEKANQSVVSEFIFRGLCNSRELQNFLLLPFSMLYLMTVVGNLLVVFLFITDPHLHSPMYFLLANLSFVDFCLSSVTTPKLTIDFLKDNKTISFGGCMSQILCVHFFGGGEMVLLVTMAYDRYVAICKPLHYSSIMDRQKCIWLVLISWVIGFVHAMSQLAMILDLPFCGPRTMDSFFCDIPLVIKLACMDTHTLGILINADSGILATTCFIILLISYTYILVTVCLHSKNGASKALSTCTAHITVVLLFFGPCIFIYLWPLSITWVDKFLAVFYTVITPLLNPAIYTLRNKDIRNAIKRLISQHMDSKDNF, encoded by the coding sequence ATGGAGAAAGCTAACCAGTCTGTGGTGTCTGAGTTTATTTTTCGTGGACTTTGTAATTCAAGAGAGCTCCAGAACTTCCTCTTACTGCCATTTTCCATGCTTTACCTGATGACGGTTGTGGGCAACCTCCTTGTCGTGTTCTTATTCATCACTGACCCTCATCTCCACTCCCCGATGTACTTCCTCTTAGCCAATCTCTCATTTGTGGACTTCTGCCTTTCCTCAGTAACTACCCCTAAACTGACTATAGACTTCCTAAAGGATAATAAGACCATCTCCTTCGGTGGCTGCATGAGCCAGATCCTCTGTGTGcatttttttggagggggtgaGATGGTGCTACTCGTGACAATGGCCTATGACCGttatgtggccatctgcaagccactCCATTATTCCAGCATCATGGACAGACAAAAGTGCATCTGGCTGGTTTTGATATCATGGGTCATTGGCTTTGTGCATGCCATGAGCCAACTAGCTATGATTTTAGATCTGCCCTTCTGTGGACCCAGAACAATGGACAGTTTTTTCTGTGATATCCCTTTGGTGATCAAATTGGCCTGCATGGATACACATACTCTAGGAATATTGATAAATGCTGACAGTGGGATCTTGGCAACAACTTGCTTCATTATCCTACTCATCTCCTACACCTATATCCTAGTAACAGTGTGCCTTCACTCTAAGAATGGAGCATCAAAGGCACTGTCTACCTGTACTGCCCACATCACAGTGGTGCTGCTGTTCTTTGGACCCTGCATCTTCATCTATCTGTGGCCACTTAGCATCACTTGGGTAGACAAGTTTCTTGCTGTGTTTTACACAGTAATCACACCTCTCCTGAATCCAGCCATTTACACActgagaaataaagacattagGAATGCCATAAAGAGACTGATAAGTCAGCATATGGATTCAAAGGATAATTTCTAG